The Methanobacterium alcaliphilum genome segment TTAATAAGTATCATAGTTCCTCTATATAATGCGGAAAAATATATTGAAAAAGGTTTGGAATCAATTATAAACCAAAGCATCGGTTTTAAAAATTTAGAGGTTATACTGGTTAATGATAATTCAATGGATTCTACCTTAGAAGTACTTCAAAAATATGCTAAAAAATATGAAAACATTAAAATTATCAGTTTAGCTGAAAACCACGGCCATCCCGGTGTACCCCGAAACATAGGAATGGATGCAGCATCAGCAGATTATCTGATGTTCATGGATCAGGACGATTTTTTTGAGCCAACCGCGTGCGAAATATTACACAATAGAATAATCAAAGAAGACGTTGATATAGTATCTGGAAGATGGTATAAACTGGTTGATGATGCTAAGATACCATTTAGAGAACTCGAATCCGAGATAAAAATAGACAGTATAAACGAAGATCCATCAATATTAGGACATCCTGCTTTCATATGGGTCAAAATTTTTAGAAAATCGTTTTTAAAAAACAACGATATCTATTTTCCAGAAACCGGAATAGAAGACGTCGTATTCACTTCCCATGCATTCTTAAAAGCAAGTGGGATAATCATGCTTAAAGATGATTATATATACACTCACTATGCGAATCCTCATTCTATAAGCCGATCAAAATCTATAAACTACCTTAACCAATTATTGATTGGTTACAGGGAAGCATATCTCAGATTTAAAAAGAACGATTCTTTAGAATACATCAAATATCTAATAAACATGAGGTTAACTTACTTCTTAGACACATTAATTAGAAGTGAACTATCCCTAGAAGAGAATGAAAAAGTCATTATAGAATTTCAAAAATTGTACAAAAAGAGTAAAGATATGGGTGCAACGCCAGGGGAACGTTTAAAACTCTTGTTTATTTTAATTGAAACCCAGCAATTTAAAAATGCAGTCTTATATATGCAAAAATTAAATTACGTGGACAAACTGGGCAGGCAGAATAAAATATTAAAGCAAAAGAATAAAGATTTAAAAAAGCAGAATAAATCTTTAAAAGAGGAAAATAAAATCATGGAAGAGAAAATGAAAAAAAGAAGCAATATAAAGGGTTACATTAAATATAAAACCAGTAAACTAAAAAAATAAAGGGATTTTGCTTTTAAATTATTTCATGATGAATTATTATGCCCTCTAGAAAAAAAGTAGATGTTAACTATTTTTCGAATTATATCTTTAACTTAATCAAGGTAAAAAAATGAATAATGTGTCGGTAATTATTCCCAATTATAATGGATTGAATTATTTAAAAAAACTTTTCTCATCATTAGAAACTCAAGAATACATTGAGGAGATAATAATTGTGGATAATGGGTCCAGTGATGGAAGTATTGATTTTATTCATGAAAAATACCCCCATTATGTTTTAATAGAAAATGAAAAAAATTTAGGTTTTGCAGCTGCAATAAACCAGGGGATAGAAGTCTCAAAAGGAGATTACTTATTCTTATTAAATAATGATATGGAACTGGAAAAAAACTGTATCTCTAATTTACTAAAAACTATGGAAAACAACCCCAATATATTTGCAGTATCTTCTAAGATGGTGCAGTACCATGATAGAACTAAAATGGATGATGCCGGCGATGAGTACACCGTTTTAGGCTGGACAAAAAGAGTGGGCTATGGAAAATCCCGGGATAAATACAATGATTCAAGAGAAATTTTCAGTGCCTGCGCAGGAGCATCTCTTTACAGAAAACAAATTTTTGAAGAAATTGGATATTTTGATGAGAACTTCTTTGCATACTTAGAAGACATTGATATCAGTTATCGGGCATTAATTCAAGGTTATATTAATATTTATTGTCCTGGTGCCGTTGTTTATCATGTGGGCAGTGGAACCAGTGGAAGTAGATATAATGAA includes the following:
- a CDS encoding glycosyltransferase family 2 protein is translated as MSYLISIIVPLYNAEKYIEKGLESIINQSIGFKNLEVILVNDNSMDSTLEVLQKYAKKYENIKIISLAENHGHPGVPRNIGMDAASADYLMFMDQDDFFEPTACEILHNRIIKEDVDIVSGRWYKLVDDAKIPFRELESEIKIDSINEDPSILGHPAFIWVKIFRKSFLKNNDIYFPETGIEDVVFTSHAFLKASGIIMLKDDYIYTHYANPHSISRSKSINYLNQLLIGYREAYLRFKKNDSLEYIKYLINMRLTYFLDTLIRSELSLEENEKVIIEFQKLYKKSKDMGATPGERLKLLFILIETQQFKNAVLYMQKLNYVDKLGRQNKILKQKNKDLKKQNKSLKEENKIMEEKMKKRSNIKGYIKYKTSKLKK
- a CDS encoding glycosyltransferase family 2 protein gives rise to the protein MNNVSVIIPNYNGLNYLKKLFSSLETQEYIEEIIIVDNGSSDGSIDFIHEKYPHYVLIENEKNLGFAAAINQGIEVSKGDYLFLLNNDMELEKNCISNLLKTMENNPNIFAVSSKMVQYHDRTKMDDAGDEYTVLGWTKRVGYGKSRDKYNDSREIFSACAGASLYRKQIFEEIGYFDENFFAYLEDIDISYRALIQGYINIYCPGAVVYHVGSGTSGSRYNEFKIQLAARNNIYIPYKNMPWPQLTINLLFLLMGFFIKYLFFLKAGKGPVYLKGLKEGLNSLDKIDKVNYQSKNLENYLKIEWLLIKNTIKFLFF